In Nocardioides sp. InS609-2, a single genomic region encodes these proteins:
- a CDS encoding OFA family MFS transporter: MALEFLDRDHTIAPPGFNRWLIPPAALAVHLCIGQAYATSVYKASLVEHFDSSLTAIGVIFSIAIVMLGLSAAVFGTWVDSGGPRRAMFTAACCWATGFVVGAIGISTDQLWLVYLGYGVIGGIGLGIGYISPVSTLIKWFPDRPGLATGMAIMGFGGGAMIASPLSSKLLSAYDDNYDAVTGVAAGSAVSKLFLTLAVGYFVVMVFGAFLVRVPADGWKPHGWDGSKVKAKSMITHENVSANNAIRTPQFWFLWVVLFCNVTAGIGILEQAAPMIQDFFRDGADSSVAAASAAGFVGLLSLCNMGGRFLWSSTSDVIGRKPIYMVYLGLGIVLYITLALGGSSSVVLFAFLAGAIISFYGGGFATVPAYLRDLFGTFQVGAIHGRLLTAWAAAGVAGPLIINGFLDARGEPGALVADDYRPALLTMVGILAVGFVSNLLIRPVADKFHEPEGSETALTSDQVEADAKYDVPARRTPLLAVAWLVVGIPLAYGVYETVVKAADLFS, from the coding sequence ATGGCGCTCGAGTTCCTGGACCGCGACCACACCATTGCCCCGCCCGGCTTCAACCGCTGGTTGATCCCCCCGGCCGCCCTCGCCGTACACCTCTGCATCGGGCAGGCCTACGCCACCAGCGTCTACAAGGCCTCCCTCGTCGAGCACTTCGACTCCAGCCTCACCGCGATCGGCGTCATCTTCTCGATCGCCATCGTGATGCTCGGCCTATCTGCGGCGGTCTTCGGCACCTGGGTCGACTCCGGCGGCCCGCGCCGCGCCATGTTCACCGCCGCGTGCTGCTGGGCGACCGGCTTCGTCGTCGGCGCGATCGGCATCAGCACCGACCAGCTGTGGCTGGTCTACCTGGGCTACGGCGTGATCGGCGGCATCGGCCTCGGCATCGGCTACATCTCGCCGGTGTCGACGCTGATCAAGTGGTTCCCGGACCGTCCGGGCCTGGCCACCGGCATGGCCATCATGGGCTTCGGTGGCGGCGCGATGATCGCCAGCCCGCTGTCGTCGAAGCTGCTCAGCGCGTACGACGACAACTACGACGCCGTGACCGGAGTCGCCGCGGGCTCGGCGGTCTCCAAGCTCTTCCTCACCCTCGCCGTCGGCTACTTCGTCGTCATGGTCTTCGGGGCGTTCCTGGTGCGCGTGCCCGCCGACGGCTGGAAGCCGCACGGCTGGGACGGCTCCAAGGTCAAGGCGAAGTCGATGATCACCCACGAGAACGTCTCGGCCAACAACGCCATCCGCACCCCGCAGTTCTGGTTCCTCTGGGTCGTGCTGTTCTGCAACGTCACCGCCGGCATCGGTATCCTCGAGCAGGCCGCGCCGATGATCCAGGACTTCTTCCGCGACGGCGCCGACTCATCGGTCGCCGCCGCCTCGGCAGCGGGCTTCGTCGGCCTGCTGTCGCTGTGCAACATGGGCGGCCGCTTCCTCTGGAGCTCGACGTCCGACGTCATCGGCCGCAAGCCGATCTACATGGTCTACCTCGGCCTCGGCATCGTCCTCTACATCACCCTCGCCCTCGGTGGCAGCAGCTCGGTAGTGCTGTTCGCCTTCCTGGCCGGTGCGATCATCAGCTTCTACGGCGGCGGCTTCGCCACCGTGCCGGCGTACCTCCGCGACCTCTTCGGCACCTTCCAGGTCGGCGCGATCCACGGCCGACTGCTCACCGCCTGGGCCGCGGCCGGTGTGGCCGGGCCGCTCATCATCAACGGCTTCCTCGATGCACGTGGCGAGCCGGGCGCGCTGGTCGCCGACGACTACCGGCCGGCTCTGCTCACGATGGTCGGCATCCTGGCGGTGGGCTTCGTGTCCAACCTGCTGATCCGGCCGGTCGCCGACAAGTTCCACGAGCCCGAAGGATCGGAGACCGCGTTGACGTCCGACCAGGTCGAGGCCGATGCGAAGTACGACGTGCCCGCGCGCCGTACGCCGCTGCTCGCGGTCGCGTGGCTGGTGGTCGGCATCCCGCTGGCCTACGGCGTCTACGAGACAGTCGTCAAGGCGGCCGATCTCTTCAGCTGA
- a CDS encoding magnesium chelatase produces the protein MTKAPTAKTLGELRASGHEHKSLRNEIRDNLLAMLAAGDDPWPGLHGFETTVIPQVERALLAGHDVVLLGERGQGKTRLLRTIVGLLDEWTPVIDGAELGEHPYDPMTHGSKRRAIELGDELPISWRHRDERYAEKLATPDTSVADLIGDVDPMKVAEGRMLGDPETIHFGLIPRSHRGIVAINELPDLAERIQVAMLNVMEERDIQIRGYVLRLPIDTLVLASANPEDYTNRGRIITPLKDRFGAEIRTHYPVELDAEIAVIRQEAGLVADVPDHLVEILARFTRGLRESSAVDQRSGVSARFAIAGAETVAAAALRRATMHGEEHAVARVVDLETAVEVLGGKVEFETGEEGREHEILTHLLRTATAETVRQHFRGLDFALLVDAIEAGSMVTTGEHVTARAFLTGLPVLGEAELYDDVCDRLGATDDGTRAAAIELALEGLFLARKVGKDSDGSETVYG, from the coding sequence GTGACCAAGGCCCCCACCGCAAAGACCCTGGGCGAGCTGCGTGCGTCCGGGCACGAGCACAAGTCCCTCCGCAACGAGATCCGCGACAACCTGCTGGCGATGCTGGCCGCGGGCGACGACCCGTGGCCCGGGCTGCACGGCTTCGAGACCACCGTGATCCCGCAGGTCGAGCGGGCCCTGCTCGCCGGCCATGACGTCGTACTCCTCGGTGAGCGGGGGCAGGGCAAGACCCGGCTCCTGCGCACCATCGTCGGGCTGCTCGACGAGTGGACGCCGGTGATCGACGGCGCCGAGCTGGGCGAGCACCCCTACGACCCCATGACCCACGGGTCGAAACGCCGCGCCATCGAGCTCGGTGACGAGCTGCCGATCTCGTGGCGGCACCGTGACGAGAGGTACGCCGAGAAGCTGGCGACGCCGGACACGTCGGTCGCCGACCTGATCGGTGACGTCGACCCGATGAAGGTGGCCGAGGGCCGGATGCTCGGTGACCCCGAGACCATCCACTTCGGGCTCATCCCGCGCAGCCACCGCGGCATCGTGGCGATCAACGAGCTGCCCGACCTGGCCGAGCGCATCCAGGTCGCGATGCTCAACGTGATGGAGGAGCGCGACATCCAGATCCGCGGCTACGTGCTTCGACTGCCGATCGACACGCTCGTGCTGGCCAGCGCCAACCCGGAGGACTACACCAACCGCGGCCGCATCATCACCCCGCTCAAGGACCGCTTCGGGGCCGAGATCCGCACCCACTACCCGGTCGAGCTCGATGCCGAGATCGCGGTGATCCGGCAGGAGGCCGGCCTGGTCGCCGATGTGCCCGACCACCTCGTCGAGATCCTCGCGCGCTTCACCCGCGGACTGCGTGAGTCCAGCGCGGTGGACCAGCGCTCGGGTGTCAGCGCCCGCTTCGCGATCGCCGGTGCCGAGACGGTGGCGGCTGCCGCGCTGCGACGCGCCACCATGCACGGCGAGGAGCACGCGGTCGCCCGCGTCGTCGACCTCGAGACCGCCGTCGAGGTGCTGGGCGGCAAGGTCGAGTTCGAGACCGGCGAAGAAGGCCGAGAGCACGAGATCCTCACCCACCTCCTCCGTACGGCGACCGCCGAGACCGTGCGCCAGCACTTCCGCGGCCTCGACTTCGCCCTGCTCGTCGACGCGATCGAGGCGGGCTCGATGGTCACCACCGGCGAGCACGTCACCGCACGCGCCTTCCTCACCGGGCTGCCCGTGCTGGGCGAGGCCGAGCTGTACGACGACGTTTGCGACCGCCTGGGCGCGACCGACGACGGCACCCGGGCAGCGGCCATCGAGCTGGCCCTCGAAGGACTGTTCTTGGCCCGCAAGGTGGGCAAGGACAGCGACGGATCCGAGACGGTCTATGGCTGA
- a CDS encoding VWA domain-containing protein — MSRYQRYAGGDPLAPPVDLAEALDAIGQEVMAGYSPEHAMQEFLRRGGQDQIGLDDLARRVVEKRRELLARHNLDGTLQEVRELLDKAVLEERKQLARDVSMDDAARAFREMQLDNLPASTAAAVSELSSYDWQSSEAREAYEQIKDLLGREVLDQRFAGMKQALEGATDEDRAAINEMLDDLNSLLEKHRLGDDTDEDFREFMDKHGDFFPENPQDIDELMDALAARSAAAQRMLNSMSPEQRAELMQLSQQAFGSPDLMAQLSRMDENLQALRPGEEWGGSEEFGGEQGLGLGDGTGVLQDVADLDALAEQLSQSYGGARMDDVDLDLLARQLGNDAAVDGRTLAELEKALRESGYLKRGSDGELRLSPKAMRELGKALLRDVATRLSSRQGQRDVRQAGAAGERSGATRQWEFGDTEPWDVPRTIGNAVRRTRGEGKSGPIKIHVDDIEVQETEARTQAAVALLVDTSFSMAMDGRWVPMKRTALALHQLIRSRFRGDALELISFGRAARTMEIDELTALDARWDKGTNLHHGLLLANRHFRKHPNAQPVLLIVTDGEPTSHLEPHGEIYFDYPPHPLTIAYAVRELDNAGRLGAQVTFFRLGEDPGLARFIDSMAKRVDGRVVAPELDDLGAAVVGSYLGSRAPSGGANYRDMFGGRGFWVG; from the coding sequence GTGAGCCGCTACCAGCGCTACGCCGGCGGCGACCCGCTGGCGCCGCCCGTCGACCTGGCCGAGGCCCTCGACGCGATCGGCCAGGAGGTGATGGCCGGCTACTCGCCGGAGCACGCGATGCAGGAGTTCCTGCGGCGCGGCGGGCAGGACCAGATCGGCCTCGACGACCTGGCCCGACGGGTGGTCGAGAAGCGCCGCGAGCTGCTCGCCCGCCACAACCTCGACGGCACGCTGCAGGAGGTGCGCGAGCTGCTCGACAAGGCCGTGCTCGAGGAGCGCAAGCAGCTGGCCCGTGACGTGTCGATGGACGACGCAGCCCGGGCGTTCCGCGAGATGCAGCTCGACAACCTGCCGGCCTCGACGGCGGCTGCGGTGAGCGAGCTGTCGTCGTACGACTGGCAGAGCAGTGAGGCCCGCGAGGCCTACGAGCAGATCAAGGACCTGCTCGGGCGCGAGGTGCTCGACCAGAGGTTCGCCGGCATGAAGCAGGCGCTGGAGGGTGCGACCGACGAGGACCGCGCGGCGATCAACGAGATGCTCGACGACCTCAACTCGCTGCTCGAGAAGCACCGGCTCGGCGACGACACGGACGAGGACTTCCGCGAGTTCATGGACAAGCACGGCGACTTCTTCCCCGAGAACCCGCAGGACATCGACGAGCTGATGGACGCGCTGGCCGCGAGGAGTGCTGCCGCTCAGCGGATGCTCAACTCGATGAGCCCGGAGCAGCGGGCCGAGCTGATGCAGCTCTCGCAGCAGGCGTTCGGCTCGCCCGACCTGATGGCGCAGCTGTCGCGGATGGACGAGAACCTCCAGGCCCTACGGCCCGGTGAGGAATGGGGCGGGTCTGAGGAGTTCGGCGGCGAGCAAGGTCTGGGTCTCGGCGACGGCACCGGCGTGCTGCAGGACGTCGCCGACCTCGACGCGCTGGCCGAGCAGCTCTCGCAGTCGTACGGCGGCGCCCGGATGGACGACGTCGACCTCGACCTGCTGGCGCGCCAGCTCGGCAACGACGCGGCCGTGGACGGCCGCACCCTCGCGGAGCTCGAGAAGGCGTTGCGCGAGTCCGGCTACCTCAAGCGCGGCTCCGACGGCGAGCTCCGGCTCAGCCCCAAGGCGATGCGCGAGCTCGGCAAGGCGCTGCTGCGCGACGTGGCCACCCGGCTGTCGTCGCGACAGGGGCAACGCGACGTACGCCAGGCAGGTGCGGCCGGTGAGCGCTCCGGCGCCACCCGCCAGTGGGAGTTCGGCGACACCGAGCCGTGGGATGTGCCGCGCACGATCGGCAACGCCGTGCGTCGTACACGCGGTGAGGGCAAGTCAGGACCCATCAAGATCCATGTCGACGACATCGAGGTGCAGGAGACCGAGGCCCGCACGCAGGCAGCGGTGGCACTGCTGGTCGACACGTCGTTCTCGATGGCGATGGACGGCCGCTGGGTGCCGATGAAGCGCACCGCACTCGCGCTGCACCAGCTGATCCGTAGCCGGTTCCGGGGTGACGCGCTAGAGCTGATCTCGTTCGGGCGGGCCGCACGCACCATGGAGATCGACGAGCTCACCGCGCTCGACGCCCGCTGGGACAAGGGCACCAACCTGCACCACGGGCTGCTGCTGGCCAACCGGCACTTCCGCAAGCACCCCAACGCCCAGCCGGTGCTGCTGATCGTCACCGACGGCGAGCCGACGTCACACCTCGAGCCGCACGGCGAGATCTACTTCGACTACCCGCCGCACCCGCTGACCATCGCGTACGCCGTCCGCGAGCTCGACAACGCCGGCCGGCTGGGCGCACAGGTCACCTTCTTCCGGCTCGGCGAGGACCCCGGGCTGGCGCGGTTCATCGACTCGATGGCCAAGCGGGTCGACGGTCGTGTCGTTGCGCCCGAGCTCGACGATCTCGGCGCCGCCGTGGTTGGTTCCTACCTGGGCTCGCGCGCGCCGTCGGGTGGCGCCAACTACCGCGACATGTTCGGCGGACGCGGCTTCTGGGTCGGCTGA
- a CDS encoding AarF/UbiB family protein, with amino-acid sequence MPEDPRKAIPRKAIARGARLAALPLGYAGRSALGVGKRLGGRSAEVVLTEIQQRTAEQLFRTLGELKGGAMKFGQALSVLEAAFPDELVKPYREQLVKLQDAAPPMPTQTVREQIESSMGPDWRTQLVWLDGGQAAAASIGQVHRGRWHDGRDVAVKVQYPGAGQALMSDLRQLARVAKGLAPVFPGIDIKPLVAELQARAADELDYELEAEAQAAFADAFRDDPLVVVPDVVYAGQSVLVSEWMESPGSLATVIADGTQEERDHYGELLARFLFSGPARTGMLHADPHPGNFRPIPNADGSPGKLGVLDFGAVARLPDRQLPTSMGNLMRVAALDDPDALVEALRGEGFIKSGIKVDPQLVFDYLSPFVDPTRVERFRFTREWMRTQFERINDPRQPSFAVATRFNLPTSYLLIHRTWLGGIGLLSQLNAEAPFKAILEEHLPGFAPSP; translated from the coding sequence ATGCCCGAAGACCCGCGCAAGGCCATCCCCCGGAAGGCGATCGCGCGGGGTGCCCGGCTGGCCGCACTTCCCCTCGGGTACGCCGGCCGCTCAGCGCTGGGGGTCGGAAAGCGTCTCGGTGGCCGATCGGCCGAGGTGGTGCTGACCGAGATCCAGCAGCGCACGGCCGAACAGCTCTTCCGCACCCTCGGCGAACTCAAGGGCGGGGCGATGAAGTTCGGCCAGGCGCTCTCGGTGCTGGAGGCGGCCTTCCCCGACGAGCTCGTGAAGCCGTACCGCGAGCAGCTGGTCAAGCTGCAGGACGCGGCTCCCCCGATGCCGACCCAGACCGTGCGTGAGCAGATCGAGTCGTCGATGGGCCCCGACTGGCGCACCCAGCTCGTCTGGCTCGACGGCGGCCAGGCGGCCGCTGCGTCGATCGGGCAGGTGCACCGCGGACGCTGGCACGACGGCCGCGACGTGGCCGTGAAGGTGCAGTACCCCGGCGCCGGCCAGGCGCTGATGAGCGACCTGCGCCAGCTCGCCCGCGTCGCAAAGGGCCTCGCCCCCGTCTTCCCCGGCATCGACATCAAGCCGTTGGTGGCCGAGCTACAGGCCCGCGCCGCCGACGAGCTCGACTACGAGCTCGAGGCAGAGGCACAGGCCGCGTTCGCAGACGCCTTCCGCGACGACCCGCTCGTCGTCGTACCCGACGTCGTGTACGCCGGCCAGTCGGTGCTCGTGAGCGAGTGGATGGAGTCGCCGGGGTCGCTGGCCACGGTCATCGCCGACGGCACCCAGGAGGAGCGCGACCACTACGGCGAGCTGCTCGCGCGGTTCCTCTTCTCCGGGCCGGCGCGCACCGGCATGCTGCACGCCGACCCACACCCCGGCAACTTCCGGCCGATCCCCAACGCCGACGGCTCCCCCGGCAAGCTCGGCGTCCTCGACTTCGGCGCCGTCGCGCGCCTGCCCGACCGGCAGCTGCCCACCTCGATGGGCAACCTGATGCGGGTCGCCGCCCTGGACGACCCCGATGCCCTGGTCGAGGCCCTGCGTGGCGAGGGCTTCATCAAGTCCGGCATCAAGGTCGACCCGCAGCTGGTCTTCGACTACCTCTCGCCGTTCGTCGACCCCACCCGCGTCGAGCGGTTCCGCTTCACCCGCGAGTGGATGCGCACCCAGTTCGAGCGGATCAACGACCCCCGGCAGCCGTCGTTCGCCGTGGCGACCAGGTTCAACCTGCCGACGTCGTACCTGCTGATCCACCGCACCTGGCTGGGCGGCATCGGGCTGCTGAGCCAGCTCAACGCGGAGGCGCCGTTCAAGGCGATCCTCGAGGAGCACCTGCCCGGCTTCGCGCCTTCGCCGTAG
- a CDS encoding AAA family ATPase produces MTGAAAMPRFLVLVTGYAAAGKTTLAPMLASELDALWISRDRMHEIVYSGWEPEHPALTSPTYDPQVGGSTFREGAVVWNLFLWMLQRVTTRLSVVADTPFNHDWNRTMFAEAAVRIDVPIVEVALVGDPDVLLRRARTRAASGEVHEIKARFSVRPDRYLAGPYRPVLHDDRVVQVDTTDLDQVDIAGMAASVRDVLQR; encoded by the coding sequence GTGACCGGCGCGGCAGCGATGCCCCGGTTCCTGGTGCTCGTGACGGGGTACGCCGCGGCCGGGAAGACGACCCTCGCGCCGATGCTGGCCAGCGAGCTGGATGCCCTGTGGATCAGCCGGGACCGCATGCACGAGATCGTCTACTCGGGTTGGGAGCCTGAGCACCCCGCGCTGACGTCGCCGACGTACGACCCGCAGGTCGGCGGATCGACGTTCCGTGAGGGTGCAGTGGTGTGGAACCTGTTCCTGTGGATGTTGCAGCGCGTGACGACCCGGTTGTCGGTCGTTGCGGACACGCCGTTCAACCACGACTGGAACCGCACCATGTTCGCGGAGGCCGCAGTCAGGATCGACGTACCGATCGTGGAGGTCGCTCTGGTCGGCGACCCCGATGTGCTGCTGCGGCGAGCCCGCACTCGCGCCGCGAGCGGCGAGGTCCACGAGATCAAGGCCAGGTTCAGCGTCAGGCCGGACCGCTACCTGGCGGGGCCCTACCGACCGGTGCTCCACGACGACCGGGTCGTGCAGGTCGACACCACCGATCTGGACCAGGTCGACATCGCCGGCATGGCCGCGTCCGTCAGAGATGTGCTGCAGCGATGA
- the msrA gene encoding peptide-methionine (S)-S-oxide reductase MsrA has product MSDGSLFPQHPVIGDHMFGRATKTTLPTAEDALKGRETGHSGIAARHVVLDAPVITDDVPEGMEVAIFGLGCFWGAEEIYWQLPGVWSTSVGYAGGITPNPSYDEVCSGRTGHTEAIRLVFDPTVVSFDDLVKRFFEIHDPTQGMRQGNDVGTQYRSAIYFTTPEQEQTARDLTKVYGDELARRQLGTITTEIRPAAPLDGGAPYYYAEDQHQQYLAKNPMGYRCHANTGVRFPATA; this is encoded by the coding sequence GTGAGCGACGGATCGTTGTTTCCACAGCACCCAGTGATCGGAGACCACATGTTCGGCCGCGCCACCAAGACCACCCTTCCCACAGCCGAGGACGCCCTGAAGGGCCGCGAGACGGGGCACTCCGGCATCGCCGCGCGCCACGTCGTACTCGACGCGCCGGTGATCACCGACGACGTGCCCGAGGGCATGGAGGTCGCGATCTTCGGGCTGGGCTGCTTCTGGGGTGCCGAGGAGATCTACTGGCAGCTGCCGGGCGTCTGGTCGACGTCGGTGGGCTACGCCGGTGGCATCACCCCGAACCCGTCGTACGACGAGGTCTGCTCGGGTCGCACCGGGCACACCGAGGCCATCCGCCTGGTCTTCGACCCGACGGTCGTGTCGTTCGACGACCTGGTCAAGAGGTTCTTCGAGATCCACGACCCCACGCAGGGCATGCGGCAGGGCAACGACGTCGGCACGCAGTACCGCTCGGCCATCTACTTCACCACCCCCGAGCAGGAGCAGACCGCCCGCGACCTGACCAAGGTGTACGGCGACGAGCTGGCGCGCCGGCAGCTCGGCACCATCACCACGGAGATCCGGCCGGCCGCCCCTCTCGATGGCGGAGCGCCGTACTACTACGCCGAGGACCAGCACCAGCAGTACCTCGCGAAGAACCCGATGGGCTACCGCTGCCACGCCAACACGGGCGTCCGCTTCCCGGCGACTGCCTGA
- a CDS encoding CopG family transcriptional regulator: MAMTLRTDPELDDALTTLARVEGVSKQEAARRAILERHASLTRSERIDAVAEEMLDKWGDVLDRLGKA; this comes from the coding sequence ATGGCCATGACACTGCGCACCGACCCCGAGCTCGACGACGCCTTGACCACGCTTGCCCGTGTTGAAGGCGTGTCCAAGCAAGAGGCAGCCCGGCGCGCGATCCTCGAGCGTCACGCCTCCCTGACGCGCAGCGAGCGCATCGACGCGGTCGCCGAGGAAATGTTGGACAAGTGGGGTGACGTGCTCGACCGCCTGGGCAAGGCCTGA
- a CDS encoding type II toxin-antitoxin system death-on-curing family toxin produces MTLYLDLEALLLLTRKLGAGPVRDPGLLDSAAARPRSSVFGEDAYSTIELKAAALLHSICRNHALVDGNKRLAWLAAVSFLGLNGHDVLLTDDEAFDLVMRVAEGNADVEEIAATLRLDG; encoded by the coding sequence GTGACCCTCTACCTCGATCTTGAGGCCTTGCTCCTGCTGACTCGCAAACTCGGCGCAGGTCCCGTCCGCGATCCCGGGTTGTTGGACTCGGCAGCCGCGAGACCCCGGTCCAGTGTGTTCGGTGAGGACGCTTACAGCACGATCGAGCTCAAGGCCGCGGCCTTGCTTCACTCGATTTGCCGCAACCACGCGCTCGTCGATGGAAATAAGCGACTCGCGTGGCTCGCCGCGGTGTCGTTCCTGGGTTTGAACGGTCACGACGTGTTGCTCACCGACGACGAAGCCTTCGACCTCGTCATGCGCGTGGCCGAAGGCAACGCCGATGTCGAGGAGATCGCCGCGACCCTTAGGCTCGACGGGTGA
- a CDS encoding cystathionine gamma-synthase, which yields MTSQQHRSKSGFETRAIHAGYEPDPMTGAVIPPIYATSTYKQDGVGGMRGGYEYSRSANPTRTALEGVIAALEEGERGFAFASGLAAEDTLIRALCRPGDHVVIPDDAYGGTYRLFDKVEQVWGLEHSPAPVSDVDAMRAAIRPGKTKLVWVETPTNPMLNIGDIEALASVAHDAGALLVVDNTFASPYLQQPLTLGADIVVHSTTKYCGGHSDVVGGALVVRDLEVAEKVAFHQNSMGAVAGPFDAFLTHRGLKTLGVRMDRHCDNAEKVVEFLTSHDQVAQVIYPGLEEHPGHAVAAKQMKRFGGIISFRVTGGEQHALDVCGRAEVFTLGESLGGVESLIEHPGRMTHASVAGTDLEVPADLIRLSVGIESIDDLLGDLDRSLGSAD from the coding sequence GTGACCTCTCAGCAGCACCGCAGCAAGTCCGGCTTCGAGACGCGTGCGATCCACGCCGGCTACGAACCCGACCCGATGACCGGGGCCGTGATCCCGCCGATCTACGCCACGAGCACCTACAAACAGGACGGTGTCGGCGGCATGCGGGGCGGCTACGAGTACAGCCGCTCCGCCAACCCGACCCGCACCGCGCTCGAAGGCGTCATAGCGGCGCTCGAGGAGGGTGAGCGCGGCTTCGCATTCGCTTCCGGCCTGGCCGCCGAGGACACCCTGATCCGTGCCCTGTGCCGGCCGGGCGACCACGTGGTCATCCCCGACGACGCGTACGGCGGCACCTACCGGCTCTTCGACAAGGTCGAGCAGGTCTGGGGCCTCGAGCACAGCCCGGCGCCGGTCTCCGACGTCGACGCGATGCGTGCGGCGATCCGGCCCGGCAAGACCAAGCTGGTGTGGGTCGAGACGCCCACCAACCCGATGCTCAACATCGGCGACATCGAGGCGCTCGCGTCGGTGGCCCACGACGCGGGTGCGCTGCTGGTCGTCGACAACACCTTCGCCTCGCCGTACCTCCAGCAGCCGCTGACTCTGGGCGCCGACATCGTCGTGCACTCGACGACGAAGTACTGCGGCGGCCACTCTGACGTCGTCGGCGGTGCGCTCGTGGTGCGCGACCTCGAGGTGGCCGAGAAGGTCGCCTTCCACCAGAACTCCATGGGCGCCGTCGCCGGCCCGTTCGACGCGTTCCTGACCCACCGCGGTCTCAAGACCCTCGGCGTCCGGATGGACCGCCACTGCGACAACGCCGAGAAGGTCGTCGAGTTCCTCACCAGTCACGACCAGGTCGCGCAGGTGATCTACCCCGGTCTCGAGGAGCACCCCGGACACGCGGTCGCGGCGAAGCAGATGAAGCGCTTCGGCGGCATCATCAGCTTCCGTGTCACCGGCGGCGAGCAGCACGCGCTCGACGTCTGCGGCCGCGCCGAGGTCTTCACGCTGGGTGAGTCGCTGGGCGGCGTCGAGTCGCTGATCGAGCACCCGGGCCGGATGACCCACGCCTCGGTCGCCGGCACCGACCTCGAGGTGCCCGCCGACCTGATCCGGCTCAGCGTCGGCATCGAGTCGATCGACGACCTGCTGGGCGACCTGGACCGCTCACTTGGCTCCGCTGACTGA
- a CDS encoding glutamate mutase L: MAPLTDGVVICVDFGSTFTKAGLVDLVEGRIVAAASHPTTIETDVLDGYDACLAQLVEQDARAATAAVLACSSAGGGLRIAVVGNEELVTAEAGRRVALSSGGKVVAVIAGSSRPPETGSWPGVVRTTQPDVVLLTGGTDGGNAEVLLQCAADLVDSGWTGPVVVAGNVDAQAEVAGILEAAGVPHVLADNVVPRIGVLSPDSARSAIREVFLAHVIGGKHLSSRADFVAMVTGATPDVVLTGVELLARGVDEERPGAGDVVVVDVGGATTDVHSVVELDPEDAGLAREVVATTPVTRTVEGDLGMRWSAVTTAAEAGLDDLADAAAQRQADPGFLPTDDAGADDDEALARAAIGLALRRHAGRSKVVVSPEGRVVERTGKDLREVDLMVGSGGVLRNGRPGVAERGFAGSTGADIDGGWQLPRSPRIVVDHDYVLAAAGLLAGAHPEAAYRLVRRLAEQPAL; encoded by the coding sequence TTGGCTCCGCTGACTGACGGGGTCGTGATCTGCGTCGACTTCGGCTCGACGTTCACCAAGGCCGGGCTCGTCGACCTCGTCGAGGGCCGCATCGTCGCTGCCGCCTCGCACCCGACCACGATCGAGACCGACGTCCTCGACGGGTACGACGCGTGCCTGGCGCAGCTGGTCGAGCAGGATGCCCGGGCCGCGACGGCCGCAGTGTTGGCCTGCTCGTCCGCCGGCGGTGGCTTGCGGATCGCGGTCGTCGGCAACGAGGAGCTGGTCACCGCCGAAGCGGGCCGCCGGGTCGCGCTGAGCAGCGGGGGCAAGGTGGTCGCTGTCATCGCCGGCTCGAGTCGTCCGCCTGAGACCGGGTCCTGGCCCGGTGTGGTGCGGACGACCCAGCCCGACGTGGTGCTGCTGACCGGTGGCACCGACGGGGGCAACGCCGAGGTGCTGCTCCAGTGCGCGGCAGACCTGGTCGACTCCGGCTGGACGGGGCCGGTCGTCGTCGCCGGCAACGTCGACGCGCAGGCCGAGGTGGCCGGCATCCTCGAGGCCGCGGGAGTGCCGCACGTGCTCGCCGACAACGTGGTGCCGCGCATCGGCGTGCTGTCTCCCGACTCCGCGCGCTCCGCGATCCGCGAGGTCTTCCTCGCCCACGTCATCGGCGGGAAGCACCTGAGCAGCCGCGCCGACTTCGTCGCGATGGTCACCGGCGCGACGCCCGACGTCGTACTCACCGGTGTGGAGCTGCTGGCCCGCGGTGTCGACGAGGAGCGACCGGGTGCAGGTGACGTGGTCGTGGTCGACGTCGGCGGCGCGACCACCGACGTGCACAGCGTGGTCGAGCTCGACCCCGAGGACGCCGGACTGGCCCGCGAAGTGGTCGCGACGACTCCCGTGACGCGCACGGTCGAGGGTGACCTCGGGATGCGCTGGTCCGCCGTGACGACGGCGGCCGAGGCCGGGCTCGACGACCTCGCCGACGCTGCGGCACAGCGTCAGGCCGACCCGGGCTTCCTGCCCACCGACGACGCCGGCGCCGATGACGACGAAGCCCTGGCCCGGGCCGCGATCGGCCTGGCCCTGCGCCGGCACGCTGGCCGTAGCAAGGTCGTCGTCAGCCCCGAAGGACGCGTCGTCGAGCGCACCGGCAAGGACCTCCGCGAGGTCGACCTGATGGTGGGTTCGGGCGGCGTCCTGCGCAACGGCCGACCGGGGGTGGCCGAGCGGGGCTTCGCCGGTTCGACCGGTGCCGACATCGACGGTGGCTGGCAGCTGCCGAGGTCGCCGCGCATCGTCGTCGACCATGACTACGTGCTGGCGGCGGCCGGGCTGCTCGCGGGCGCGCATCCGGAGGCGGCGTACCGGCTGGTCCGCCGTCTGGCCGAGCAACCTGCTCTGTAG